In a genomic window of Tissierella sp. Yu-01:
- the tsf gene encoding translation elongation factor Ts, with amino-acid sequence MNISASLVKELRERSGAGMLDCKNALVKTDGDIEKAIDLLREKGLASAAKKAGRLASEGLVDSYIHGGRIGVLVEVNSETDFVAKTDEFKEFVKDIAMQIAAANPKYVSREEVPADVVAHEKEVLTQQAKNEGKPEHIAAKMVEGRIEKFYEQICLVDQSFIKDPDKKIKDLLNEKISKIGENLKIRRFVRFEVGEGLEKKEENFAEEVAKQMNM; translated from the coding sequence ATGAACATAAGTGCTTCCTTAGTTAAAGAACTTAGAGAAAGAAGTGGAGCAGGGATGCTCGACTGTAAAAACGCACTAGTTAAGACGGATGGAGATATTGAAAAGGCAATAGATTTACTTAGAGAAAAAGGATTAGCTTCTGCTGCTAAAAAAGCAGGAAGATTAGCCTCCGAAGGTCTAGTAGATTCTTATATTCATGGTGGAAGAATTGGAGTTCTAGTTGAGGTAAACTCTGAAACTGACTTTGTTGCAAAGACAGATGAATTCAAGGAATTTGTTAAAGATATAGCAATGCAAATTGCAGCTGCTAACCCCAAATATGTAAGCAGGGAAGAAGTGCCTGCAGATGTTGTAGCGCATGAAAAAGAAGTATTAACTCAACAAGCAAAAAATGAAGGAAAACCTGAGCATATAGCTGCTAAAATGGTAGAAGGCAGAATTGAAAAATTCTATGAGCAAATTTGCTTGGTAGACCAAAGCTTTATTAAGGATCCAGATAAAAAAATCAAAGACCTTCTAAATGAAAAGATTTCTAAAATCGGAGAGAATCTAAAAATTAGAAGATTCGTTAGATTTGAAGTTGGAGAGGGTTTAGAAAAGAAAGAAGAAAACTTTGCAGAAGAAGTTGCAAAGCAAATGAACATGTAA
- the rpsB gene encoding 30S ribosomal protein S2, producing the protein MSVITMKGLLEAGVHFGHQTRRWNPKMAQYIFTERNGIYIIDLQKTVKKVEESYDFIKEVVADGGEILFVGTKKQAQEAIESEAKRCNMHYINQRWLGGMLTNYKTIRKRIDRLHELARMEEDGTFDVLPKKEVIQLRHEAERLEKFLGGIKNMDRIPDVLFVVDPRKERIAVKEAQILGIPVVGIVDTNCDPDEVDFVIPGNDDAIRAVKLLTETIANAVLEAKQGEQIESNEE; encoded by the coding sequence ATGTCAGTAATTACAATGAAAGGTTTATTAGAAGCAGGGGTACATTTTGGGCATCAAACAAGAAGATGGAATCCTAAGATGGCTCAGTATATTTTTACAGAAAGAAATGGTATCTACATTATTGATTTACAAAAAACAGTTAAGAAAGTTGAAGAATCATATGACTTCATAAAAGAAGTTGTAGCAGATGGTGGAGAGATTCTTTTTGTAGGTACAAAAAAACAAGCTCAAGAAGCTATTGAATCTGAAGCTAAAAGATGTAATATGCATTACATCAATCAAAGATGGCTTGGTGGTATGTTAACAAACTATAAAACTATTAGAAAAAGAATTGATAGACTTCATGAATTAGCAAGAATGGAAGAGGATGGAACATTCGATGTACTTCCTAAGAAAGAAGTAATTCAATTAAGACATGAGGCAGAGAGATTAGAAAAATTCCTAGGCGGAATTAAAAACATGGATAGAATTCCAGATGTCTTATTTGTTGTTGACCCAAGAAAAGAAAGAATAGCAGTTAAAGAAGCTCAAATATTAGGTATACCTGTTGTAGGTATAGTTGATACTAACTGTGACCCTGACGAAGTAGATTTCGTTATACCAGGTAATGATGATGCAATAAGAGCTGTTAAATTATTAACTGAAACAATTGCTAATGCAGTTCTTGAAGCTAAACAGGGTGAACAAATAGAATCTAACGAAGAATAA
- the codY gene encoding GTP-sensing pleiotropic transcriptional regulator CodY, whose product MESLLQKTRRVNKTLQSYGSKPVSFVELSKILSDVLNANVYIASKKGRVLGYELSDGYDCEIVNSEVVKERRFPKSYNDELLRITETNENIVNTPECVFDNVSKCTYPNKISTVIPINSGGNRLGTLVLARNGLEFNEDDLVLAEYSATIVGMEILRSTNEEIEEEARKKSVVQMAIGTLSYSELEAMEHIFNELDGNEGLLVASKIADRVGITRSVIVNALRKFESAGVIESRSLGMKGTHIKILNDKLIDELKKVKG is encoded by the coding sequence ATGGAAAGTCTTTTACAAAAGACAAGAAGAGTTAATAAAACACTTCAAAGTTATGGTTCCAAACCTGTATCTTTTGTAGAATTAAGTAAGATATTAAGTGATGTACTTAATGCTAATGTATACATAGCCAGTAAAAAAGGTAGGGTACTTGGCTATGAATTATCTGATGGGTATGATTGTGAAATAGTTAATTCAGAAGTAGTTAAAGAAAGAAGATTTCCAAAAAGTTATAATGATGAATTGTTACGTATTACAGAAACAAATGAAAATATTGTGAATACTCCTGAATGTGTTTTTGATAATGTATCAAAATGTACTTATCCAAATAAGATTTCAACCGTAATACCTATTAATAGCGGTGGCAACAGACTAGGAACTTTAGTTTTAGCTAGGAATGGATTAGAATTTAATGAAGATGATTTAGTATTAGCAGAATATAGTGCAACGATAGTAGGAATGGAAATATTAAGATCTACAAATGAGGAAATAGAAGAAGAGGCAAGAAAAAAATCAGTAGTTCAAATGGCTATTGGTACACTTTCATACTCAGAATTAGAAGCTATGGAACATATTTTTAATGAATTAGATGGAAATGAAGGTTTATTAGTTGCAAGTAAAATTGCAGATAGAGTCGGTATAACTAGATCTGTTATAGTAAATGCTTTAAGAAAATTTGAAAGTGCTGGAGTTATTGAATCTAGATCACTTGGAATGAAGGGTACTCACATAAAAATTCTAAATGATAAGTTAATTGATGAGTTGAAAAAAGTAAAAGGATAG
- the topA gene encoding type I DNA topoisomerase has product MTKNLLIVESPAKSKTIGKILGRNYKVVASVGHIRDLPKSTLGIDIENNFEPRYINIRGKGPLIKELKKEAKGAKKVFLATDPDREGEAISWHLAHILDLDTNENIRVEFNEITKDAIKSAIKKPRPIDSNLVDAQQARRVLDRLVGYKISPLLWKKIRKGLSAGRVQSVTVKLICDREEEIDNFIPKEYWTIKANLSKDKEIFEANFIGKYIDNKETKIEISSEEEVNEIIKSIDEDNFKVLDVKRGQRKRKPYSPYTTSTLQQDASKKLGFTTKKTMSLAQQLYEGIDLKKDGTTGLITYMRTDSTRVSKEAIDIAKDYIINKFGKEYSNGGKNYGNKSKKETQDAHEGIRPTNVTLAPDDIKDFLSKDQYKLYKLIWDRFVGSQMKEALYDTLNVNILSNDNLFRATGSKLVFPGFLKVYITADEEIKEMKIPNLVEDDILKVEDIVPKQNFTQPPSRYTEASLIKVLEELGVGRPSTYAPTIATILARNYVVLEKKQFYPTDLGKLVNEILIEYFDNIINEEFTAELEEKLDKIAEGEISWKNVVNDFYGDFHTYLIKAEEEVDKIEIKDEVSDVICEKCGKNMVVKHGKFGKFLACPGYPECKNTKPILDEINVKCPKCDGMIVRKRSKKGRTFYGCTNYPECDFVSWDEPVEEKCPNCSEYMIIKRNKKNDIIKCSNKECGYTKTIE; this is encoded by the coding sequence TTGACAAAGAATTTATTGATAGTGGAATCACCTGCTAAATCAAAAACAATAGGGAAAATATTAGGACGGAATTATAAAGTTGTAGCTTCAGTTGGACATATAAGAGATTTGCCAAAAAGTACACTAGGAATAGATATAGAAAATAATTTTGAGCCAAGATATATAAATATACGTGGTAAAGGCCCACTAATAAAGGAATTAAAAAAAGAAGCAAAAGGAGCAAAAAAAGTATTTCTTGCAACGGACCCTGATAGAGAAGGAGAAGCCATTTCGTGGCATCTAGCACATATTCTGGATTTAGATACTAATGAGAATATAAGAGTTGAATTTAATGAAATAACAAAAGATGCTATAAAGTCTGCCATAAAAAAGCCAAGACCAATAGATAGTAATTTAGTTGATGCTCAACAAGCCAGGAGAGTATTGGACAGATTAGTTGGTTATAAAATAAGTCCTCTATTATGGAAAAAGATAAGGAAGGGTTTAAGTGCGGGAAGGGTGCAATCAGTAACAGTTAAGTTAATATGTGATCGAGAAGAAGAGATTGACAACTTTATTCCGAAAGAATACTGGACAATTAAAGCTAATCTATCAAAGGATAAAGAGATTTTTGAAGCCAATTTCATAGGAAAATATATTGATAATAAGGAAACTAAAATAGAAATTAGTAGCGAAGAAGAAGTTAATGAAATTATAAAATCCATTGACGAGGATAATTTTAAAGTTTTAGATGTTAAAAGAGGACAGAGAAAAAGAAAACCATATTCGCCTTATACGACTAGTACTTTACAACAGGATGCTTCAAAGAAATTAGGATTTACAACAAAAAAGACTATGAGTTTAGCTCAGCAGTTATATGAAGGAATTGATTTGAAAAAAGATGGAACTACTGGTTTGATAACTTATATGAGAACTGACTCCACTAGAGTATCTAAGGAAGCAATCGATATTGCTAAGGATTATATTATTAATAAATTTGGAAAAGAGTATTCTAATGGTGGTAAAAATTATGGCAATAAATCGAAGAAAGAAACACAAGATGCCCATGAAGGTATTCGACCAACAAATGTTACTCTTGCGCCAGATGATATAAAAGATTTTTTATCAAAAGATCAATATAAGTTATATAAACTAATATGGGATAGATTTGTAGGTTCTCAAATGAAAGAAGCATTATATGATACATTAAATGTTAATATACTAAGTAACGATAATCTATTTAGGGCTACAGGATCTAAACTAGTTTTCCCTGGCTTTCTAAAAGTTTATATAACTGCAGATGAAGAGATTAAGGAAATGAAAATACCGAATTTAGTTGAAGATGATATACTAAAGGTTGAGGATATTGTACCAAAGCAGAATTTTACACAACCTCCATCTAGGTATACAGAAGCCTCGCTAATAAAAGTATTAGAAGAATTAGGAGTAGGTAGACCTAGTACTTATGCTCCTACAATAGCTACAATATTGGCAAGAAATTATGTTGTACTTGAAAAGAAACAATTTTATCCTACAGATTTAGGTAAGTTAGTTAATGAAATATTGATTGAATATTTTGATAATATAATAAACGAAGAGTTTACGGCTGAATTAGAGGAAAAACTTGATAAAATAGCAGAAGGGGAAATATCTTGGAAGAATGTAGTTAATGATTTTTATGGGGATTTTCATACTTATTTGATTAAGGCTGAAGAAGAAGTGGATAAAATTGAAATAAAGGATGAAGTTAGTGATGTAATATGTGAAAAATGTGGTAAAAATATGGTTGTCAAACATGGGAAATTTGGCAAATTCTTAGCATGTCCTGGATATCCAGAATGTAAAAATACTAAACCTATACTAGATGAAATAAATGTAAAATGTCCAAAGTGTGACGGCATGATTGTTAGAAAAAGATCAAAAAAAGGCAGAACTTTTTATGGATGTACAAATTATCCTGAATGTGACTTTGTTTCCTGGGATGAACCAGTAGAAGAAAAATGTCCAAATTGTAGTGAATATATGATAATTAAAAGAAATAAGAAAAATGATATAATAAAATGCAGCAATAAGGAATGTGGTTATACAAAAACAATTGAATAA
- the dprA gene encoding DNA-processing protein DprA, producing the protein MLSERNILIWLNNIGISSLTINNLKENFVDLTELWYAKEQTLRNIGVLKEDTIKRIINHRNIELLEDLLIKLENNNVNTLTIYDEDYPISLTNIYNKPAVLYTKGNYKLDRDLAIGIVGSRKATSYGKWACEKFVKELVNLGVTIISGLAMGIDSIAHRTAVEYGGKTIGILGNGIDKVYPRVNARLYDDVSNNGIILTEFPMGTEPLSYNFPQRNRIIAGLSQGIVVIEAKEKSGSLITAHHSLEQGKDVFAVPGNINSLYSTGTNKLIKDGAKPLLSIDDIIEEIYELQIRTIEKKADGHDFTNLSEDEAKIMRIILEGPVHTDIISLKSGMDISNVISILTILELKGFIKELSGRTFTVC; encoded by the coding sequence ATGCTTTCTGAAAGAAATATTTTAATATGGCTTAATAATATAGGAATAAGCAGTCTGACAATAAATAATTTAAAAGAAAATTTTGTAGATTTAACTGAATTGTGGTATGCAAAAGAACAAACACTAAGAAACATTGGTGTATTAAAGGAAGATACTATTAAGAGAATAATAAACCATAGAAATATTGAATTACTAGAAGATTTATTAATTAAACTAGAAAATAATAATGTAAATACGTTAACAATATATGATGAAGACTATCCAATTAGTTTAACAAATATTTATAATAAACCTGCAGTTTTATATACTAAAGGTAACTATAAGCTAGATAGGGATTTAGCAATAGGGATAGTAGGTTCAAGAAAAGCTACATCCTATGGTAAATGGGCATGTGAAAAATTTGTAAAAGAATTGGTTAATTTAGGTGTTACAATAATTAGTGGATTAGCAATGGGTATTGATTCAATTGCACATAGAACAGCTGTTGAATATGGAGGAAAAACTATAGGAATTTTAGGAAATGGAATTGACAAAGTTTATCCTAGAGTTAATGCAAGATTATACGATGATGTATCTAATAATGGAATTATCTTAACCGAATTTCCAATGGGTACAGAGCCATTAAGTTATAATTTCCCTCAAAGAAATAGAATTATTGCTGGTTTATCTCAAGGAATTGTAGTGATAGAAGCTAAGGAAAAATCAGGCTCATTAATCACTGCTCACCATTCTTTAGAACAAGGTAAGGATGTATTTGCTGTACCAGGTAATATAAATAGTCTATATAGTACCGGAACAAATAAATTGATTAAGGATGGAGCAAAACCATTATTAAGTATTGACGATATAATTGAAGAGATATATGAATTACAAATTAGAACAATTGAAAAGAAGGCAGATGGTCATGATTTTACAAATTTAAGTGAAGATGAAGCAAAAATAATGAGGATAATACTAGAAGGTCCAGTACACACTGATATTATTAGTCTAAAATCAGGAATGGATATTTCTAATGTAATTAGTATATTAACTATACTAGAATTGAAAGGTTTCATTAAAGAGCTTTCAGGTAGAACTTTTACTGTTTGCTAG
- a CDS encoding YifB family Mg chelatase-like AAA ATPase — MYSKLNTCVLQGLDGHVVEVETDLSRGLPVFNIVGLPDTAIKESKERVRTAIKNSGFNFPLNRITINLAPANLRKDGSQMDLAIAVGILIADSVINQVDTSNTVFIGELALDGKINPIDGALPMVISMREKNIRKCIIPFDNKEECGVVEDMEIIPVKCLNEVIDYLNEELTIASYKNDKFNFVDIENNYQIDFLDIKGQEGLKRAFEVAAAGNHNMLIIGPPGSGKTMAARRLPTILPKLSFEESIEVTKIYSVSGLLNTRGLIEERPFRSPHHTASNISLIGGGRVPKPGEVSLAHNGVLFLDELPEFSKNVLEVLRQPLEDGVVNISRVNGTLTYPAKFMFIASMNPCPCGYYGDPLHECTCSQNSIDRYLGKISYPLLDRIDIHIEVSPVKYKDLHNEYQTDSSNVIRERVQKAREIQLDRYMKEDIYNNSQIPNKYIKKYCKLSQSSENILKSAFTKYKFSARTYNKLLKVARTIADLDSKENIEDKHILEAIRYRTLDNKYWG, encoded by the coding sequence ATGTATTCTAAATTAAATACTTGTGTATTACAAGGGTTAGATGGACATGTTGTAGAAGTTGAGACAGATCTTTCAAGAGGCTTACCTGTTTTTAATATAGTTGGACTTCCTGATACTGCAATAAAGGAATCAAAGGAACGTGTAAGAACTGCAATTAAAAACAGCGGATTTAATTTTCCACTTAATAGAATAACTATTAATTTAGCACCTGCTAATTTAAGAAAAGATGGTTCACAAATGGATTTAGCCATAGCAGTTGGAATATTAATAGCTGATTCAGTAATTAATCAAGTAGATACTAGTAATACAGTATTCATAGGTGAATTAGCATTAGACGGAAAGATTAACCCTATTGATGGAGCTTTACCTATGGTAATTTCTATGAGGGAAAAAAATATTAGAAAATGTATAATACCTTTTGATAATAAAGAAGAATGTGGCGTAGTTGAGGATATGGAAATTATTCCTGTAAAATGTTTAAATGAAGTCATAGATTATTTAAATGAAGAGTTAACAATTGCTTCATATAAAAATGATAAGTTTAATTTTGTTGATATAGAAAATAATTATCAGATAGATTTTTTAGATATAAAAGGACAAGAAGGGTTAAAAAGAGCATTTGAAGTAGCTGCTGCTGGAAACCACAATATGCTGATTATTGGGCCTCCAGGATCAGGTAAAACAATGGCTGCTAGGAGATTACCTACTATACTTCCTAAGTTATCATTTGAAGAGTCTATTGAAGTAACTAAAATATATAGTGTTTCTGGTCTATTAAATACAAGAGGATTGATAGAAGAAAGACCTTTTAGATCACCACACCATACCGCATCGAATATTTCTTTAATTGGTGGTGGTAGAGTACCAAAACCAGGAGAAGTTTCATTAGCTCATAATGGTGTACTTTTTCTTGATGAGCTTCCAGAGTTTTCAAAAAATGTATTAGAAGTTTTAAGGCAGCCACTAGAAGATGGAGTAGTTAATATTTCAAGAGTTAATGGAACTTTAACTTATCCTGCAAAATTCATGTTTATAGCAAGTATGAATCCATGTCCTTGTGGTTATTATGGGGATCCATTACATGAATGTACATGTAGTCAAAATAGTATAGATAGATACCTAGGGAAAATAAGTTATCCACTTTTAGATAGAATTGATATACATATTGAAGTTTCACCGGTTAAATATAAAGATTTACATAATGAGTACCAAACAGACTCATCCAATGTTATAAGAGAAAGAGTTCAGAAAGCAAGAGAAATTCAATTAGATAGATATATGAAAGAAGATATTTATAATAATTCACAAATACCTAATAAGTATATAAAAAAATATTGTAAATTATCTCAAAGCTCAGAAAATATTTTGAAGAGTGCATTTACTAAGTACAAATTTAGTGCTAGAACATATAACAAGTTATTGAAAGTTGCAAGAACCATAGCTGATCTAGATAGTAAAGAGAATATTGAAGATAAACATATTCTTGAAGCAATAAGATATAGAACTCTAGATAATAAGTATTGGGGGTAA
- a CDS encoding YraN family protein encodes MINNIIKGKSGEDLAKEYLLSNGYIILEKNYKNKIGEIDIIAKDRDIVVFVEVKTRTNYNYGYAFEAVDFRKQKKIINTSLVYVKYRNLINTQLRYDIIEIYMTKNIKINHLKDAFCL; translated from the coding sequence ATGATTAATAATATTATCAAGGGTAAATCAGGAGAAGATCTAGCAAAAGAATATTTGTTATCTAATGGGTATATTATACTTGAAAAAAATTATAAAAATAAAATAGGCGAAATAGATATTATTGCTAAAGATAGAGATATAGTTGTTTTTGTGGAGGTAAAAACAAGAACTAACTATAATTATGGTTATGCTTTTGAAGCTGTTGATTTTAGAAAACAAAAGAAAATAATAAATACATCCCTAGTATATGTAAAGTATAGGAATTTAATAAATACTCAACTAAGATATGATATAATAGAAATCTATATGACAAAAAACATAAAAATAAATCATTTAAAAGATGCATTTTGTCTATAA
- a CDS encoding ribonuclease HII: protein MITLEMELHANGYSYVACIDEVGRGCLLGDVVACAIIMPKGLHIEGVKDSKKLTPKKRDKLYDIILDNCIAFGIGRIDSSKIDEINIKESTREAMKLAIENLVDKFGNRIVPDYLLIDAEKINLSIPQEGIVKGDDKCHGIACASIVAKVFRDRLCLEWAKIYPEYGIDRHKGYGTKLHVEAIKKYGVTPIHRNTFLKKILDGKLK, encoded by the coding sequence ATGATCACGCTAGAAATGGAACTTCATGCTAACGGTTACAGTTATGTTGCATGTATAGATGAAGTTGGTAGAGGCTGTCTTTTAGGAGATGTAGTTGCGTGTGCAATTATTATGCCCAAAGGTCTTCATATTGAGGGAGTAAAGGACTCTAAAAAACTTACACCTAAAAAAAGAGACAAGCTATATGATATAATATTAGATAACTGTATTGCATTTGGGATTGGCAGAATAGATTCAAGCAAAATTGATGAGATAAATATAAAAGAAAGCACGAGAGAAGCGATGAAATTAGCTATCGAGAATTTAGTGGACAAGTTTGGTAATAGAATTGTTCCTGATTATCTTCTAATAGATGCAGAGAAGATTAATTTATCAATTCCACAAGAGGGTATTGTTAAAGGTGACGATAAATGCCATGGAATAGCTTGTGCTTCTATTGTTGCTAAAGTTTTTAGAGATAGATTATGTTTAGAATGGGCAAAAATTTATCCAGAATATGGCATTGATAGACACAAAGGGTATGGAACTAAGTTGCATGTAGAAGCAATAAAAAAATATGGTGTAACACCCATACATCGGAATACGTTTCTAAAAAAGATTTTGGATGGTAAATTAAAATGA
- the ylqF gene encoding ribosome biogenesis GTPase YlqF: MNINWYPGHMKKTRESIQKNLSLVDVVFELLDARIPYSSQNPVIDDIVKNKPRVIILNKSDLADSNSNILWQKYFNNNGISTILYDSISGKGVDKILKLAREVTEEKIKAYENRGVINRPIRAMILGIPNVGKSTLINTLSGKKGTKTGNKPGVTRTNQWIKIKGQLELLDTPGILWPKFEEERVGLNLAFTGAIKDEILDTETLALKLIEVLMDIAPELLINRYEIDITDNTPLNLMESIGSRRGCIIKGGEIDYTKTSNIILDEFRKGVIGNITLELPKDKVGE, translated from the coding sequence ATGAATATAAATTGGTATCCTGGACATATGAAAAAAACTAGAGAATCTATACAAAAGAACCTTTCTTTAGTCGACGTTGTATTCGAATTATTGGATGCTAGAATACCATATAGTAGTCAAAATCCTGTTATAGACGACATTGTTAAAAATAAGCCAAGAGTTATAATACTAAACAAATCAGATTTGGCTGACAGCAATTCCAATATATTATGGCAAAAGTATTTTAATAATAATGGGATATCTACAATATTATATGATTCTATTAGTGGTAAAGGCGTTGATAAGATATTAAAACTTGCGAGAGAAGTAACAGAGGAAAAAATAAAGGCCTATGAAAATAGGGGAGTCATTAATAGACCAATAAGAGCAATGATATTAGGAATCCCTAATGTAGGTAAATCAACTTTAATAAATACACTTTCAGGGAAAAAAGGTACAAAAACAGGAAATAAGCCAGGTGTTACTAGAACTAATCAATGGATTAAAATAAAAGGGCAATTAGAGTTATTAGATACTCCTGGTATTCTATGGCCAAAATTCGAAGAAGAAAGAGTTGGTCTAAACCTTGCATTTACTGGTGCTATAAAGGATGAAATCTTAGATACAGAAACACTAGCTCTTAAACTCATAGAAGTCCTTATGGATATAGCTCCTGAACTGTTGATTAATCGTTATGAAATAGATATAACAGATAATACACCTTTAAATTTGATGGAATCAATAGGAAGTAGAAGAGGCTGTATAATAAAAGGTGGAGAAATTGATTATACCAAAACAAGTAATATCATTTTAGATGAGTTTAGAAAAGGCGTTATCGGGAATATAACCCTTGAATTACCGAAGGATAAGGTGGGGGAATGA
- the rplS gene encoding 50S ribosomal protein L19 codes for MNIIKMLEDEQLRNDIPSFNVGDTVQVHYKVVEGTRERVQVYEGTVIKVQGEGARRTFTVRRLSYGVGVERTFPIHSPRIEKLVVTRRGKVRRSKLYYLRDRQGKAAKVKEKRFY; via the coding sequence ATGAATATAATAAAAATGTTGGAAGATGAACAATTAAGAAATGATATACCAAGCTTTAATGTAGGTGATACAGTACAAGTTCATTATAAAGTAGTAGAAGGAACTCGTGAAAGAGTTCAAGTATATGAAGGAACTGTAATCAAGGTACAAGGTGAAGGAGCTAGAAGAACTTTTACAGTTAGAAGATTATCTTATGGTGTAGGAGTAGAAAGAACATTCCCTATTCATTCTCCAAGAATAGAAAAGCTTGTAGTTACTAGAAGGGGTAAAGTTAGAAGATCTAAACTTTATTACTTAAGAGATAGACAAGGAAAAGCAGCAAAAGTTAAAGAGAAGAGATTTTATTAA
- the trmD gene encoding tRNA (guanosine(37)-N1)-methyltransferase TrmD — MKIDILTLFPDFFNNLSNYSIIGRAIEENCINVNCINIRDFSKDKHRKVDDYPFGGGPGMVMMPGPIYDAISHVKTKKSKVIYLSPQGKRLDQNIANTLSKEEHLILLCGHYEGIDNRIIDNYIDEEISIGDYVLTGGEIPALVLIDCVTRLKPGVLSSETSYIDESHYDGLLEYPQYTRPREFNGFKVPEVLLSGDHKKIAEWRESESIRVTLEKRPDLLNDL, encoded by the coding sequence ATGAAGATAGATATCCTAACGTTGTTTCCAGACTTTTTTAATAATCTATCTAATTATAGCATCATAGGTAGGGCGATTGAAGAAAATTGTATAAATGTAAATTGTATTAATATTAGAGATTTTTCTAAGGATAAACATAGAAAAGTTGATGACTATCCATTTGGTGGAGGTCCTGGTATGGTTATGATGCCTGGACCAATCTATGATGCTATAAGCCATGTAAAAACGAAAAAGTCCAAGGTCATTTATCTTTCACCACAAGGTAAGAGACTTGACCAAAATATTGCTAATACTTTATCTAAAGAAGAACATTTAATTTTATTATGTGGTCATTATGAAGGAATAGATAATAGAATTATTGATAACTATATAGATGAAGAAATTTCAATTGGAGATTATGTTTTAACTGGTGGGGAAATTCCTGCATTAGTATTGATAGATTGTGTGACAAGGCTTAAACCTGGTGTTTTAAGTAGTGAAACATCATATATAGATGAATCCCATTATGATGGATTACTTGAATATCCACAGTATACGCGACCGAGAGAATTTAATGGATTTAAAGTGCCAGAGGTTCTTTTAAGTGGTGACCATAAAAAGATAGCTGAATGGAGAGAAAGTGAGTCCATACGAGTTACCTTAGAAAAGAGACCAGATTTACTTAATGATTTATAA
- the rimM gene encoding ribosome maturation factor RimM (Essential for efficient processing of 16S rRNA) has protein sequence MGYTIVGKIINTHGIRGEVKVYPLTNDVQRFEYLKEAFIGDTKVAVNVDGVKYHKGSIILKFKEYDDINQILKYKDSFIFVSDENRVILPENHYFIYDLIGCKVVDTNGNSIGNLKDVLQGHSNDVYVVEDGDNFKEYLIPAVKEFVKQVNINEKLITVDPIEGMIE, from the coding sequence ATGGGATATACAATAGTTGGTAAAATAATCAATACACATGGTATAAGAGGAGAAGTAAAGGTTTATCCATTAACGAATGATGTACAAAGATTTGAATATCTTAAAGAAGCTTTTATTGGAGATACCAAAGTAGCTGTTAATGTTGATGGGGTTAAATACCATAAAGGCTCTATTATACTAAAATTCAAAGAATATGATGATATTAATCAAATATTAAAATACAAGGATTCTTTTATTTTCGTCAGTGATGAAAATAGGGTTATTTTACCTGAGAATCACTATTTCATCTATGACTTAATTGGATGCAAAGTTGTTGATACAAATGGTAATTCAATTGGTAATTTAAAAGATGTCTTACAGGGACATAGTAACGATGTCTATGTTGTTGAAGATGGTGACAATTTTAAAGAGTACCTAATACCTGCTGTCAAAGAATTTGTAAAACAAGTCAATATTAATGAAAAATTAATTACAGTTGATCCTATTGAAGGGATGATAGAATGA
- a CDS encoding KH domain-containing protein: MGELVEFIAKALVDYPEQVSVNEVEGSQSIIIELKVAQEDMGKIIGKQGRIAKAIRTVVKAAAIKDNKRVVVEIIQ, translated from the coding sequence ATGGGAGAATTAGTAGAGTTTATTGCAAAAGCTCTTGTAGATTATCCTGAACAGGTAAGCGTCAATGAAGTTGAAGGTTCCCAATCTATAATTATCGAACTTAAGGTAGCTCAAGAGGATATGGGAAAGATTATAGGCAAGCAAGGTAGAATTGCTAAAGCAATAAGAACTGTTGTAAAAGCAGCAGCAATTAAGGATAATAAAAGAGTAGTTGTTGAAATCATTCAATAA